The proteins below come from a single Tindallia magadiensis genomic window:
- a CDS encoding transposase, producing MTKRTRRSFTSEFKEQLVQLHLHGKPRAEIVKEYDLTASAFDRWVKQHQSSGSFSEKDNRSPEENELIKLRKELDQLRMENDILYPYRAQESKQ from the coding sequence ATGACCAAACGAACACGAAGAAGTTTCACCTCAGAGTTTAAAGAACAACTGGTACAACTCCATTTGCACGGAAAGCCACGGGCAGAAATTGTCAAAGAGTATGATTTAACCGCCTCAGCTTTTGACAGATGGGTGAAACAACATCAAAGCAGCGGATCCTTCTCAGAAAAAGACAATCGCAGCCCTGAAGAAAATGAACTGATTAAGTTACGCAAGGAGCTTGACCAGCTGCGCATGGAGAACGACATCCTATACCCTTACAGGGCACAAGAAAGCAAGCAG
- a CDS encoding transposase: protein MIILPRRERKKSHTGIYHVMLRGINGQIIFEDREDSIKLLETIKRYREESGYEIYGYCLMNNHIHLLIKEGCEELSTVFRRIGAKYVYWYNRKYNRRGHLFQDRYKSEVVEDDGYLLTVLRYIHQNPLKACIIKNIEQYPWSSYQEYIGKKDICETAFPLSIFSKDNKKAVKLFKDFHAKENQDHCLDYEDTFRINDLEAAEIIKKSAEIDSTNKVQSFDKEHRNKLIKEFKKKGLSIRQIERLTGVSFGVIRRL from the coding sequence GTGATCATTTTGCCAAGAAGAGAACGAAAGAAAAGCCATACGGGAATATACCATGTCATGCTAAGAGGAATTAATGGCCAAATCATATTTGAAGATCGGGAGGATTCCATCAAACTATTAGAGACAATTAAAAGGTACAGAGAGGAAAGTGGTTACGAAATCTACGGGTATTGCCTTATGAATAACCACATCCATTTATTAATCAAAGAAGGATGTGAAGAACTGAGCACCGTCTTTCGAAGAATCGGTGCTAAATATGTCTACTGGTATAACCGAAAATACAACCGAAGAGGTCATTTGTTCCAGGATCGGTATAAAAGTGAAGTCGTGGAAGATGATGGTTATCTACTAACGGTACTGAGATATATCCATCAAAATCCCCTTAAGGCATGCATTATCAAAAACATCGAACAATATCCATGGAGCAGTTATCAGGAATACATTGGAAAGAAAGACATCTGCGAAACAGCGTTTCCATTAAGTATATTTTCGAAGGACAATAAAAAAGCCGTAAAACTATTCAAAGACTTTCATGCAAAAGAAAATCAGGACCACTGCCTGGATTATGAAGATACATTCAGGATTAATGATCTGGAAGCGGCAGAAATAATTAAAAAATCAGCAGAGATTGACAGCACTAACAAAGTGCAAAGCTTCGATAAAGAACATAGAAATAAACTGATAAAGGAATTCAAGAAAAAAGGGCTATCGATACGTCAAATAGAAAGATTGACGGGGGTTAGTTTTGGTGTGATAAGAAGACTATAA
- a CDS encoding Wadjet anti-phage system protein JetD domain-containing protein, which produces MKSDMKPKTKANNLKKTIIKELQKHPYKTIMLMKLEEWCPSDSSYADFSAVVMDLMEEEVLIRIKTAGENRKSPSLPYKFRIESHGLKREQQQELRRQAANFHPAMDLSAYYRKELTVWKRDLPVLKKVNDYLQQYGTDFAGHSLPELSWKLTGNEKWLEEEGGKQLLERIHLWHQVERQTYPDPLMLAVNPSHLSEIQAGGSKTLTLLHLIVENKSMYYRLLPLLSFSDMTSLIYGAGRKIVAGLSQLPYQLGIEKAGNIQHTIHYFGDLDWEGIAIWHDLQKRYAHVEAWEVIPATDFYQSLAQCSWSQGKTNQRQQEEALKEFLAYFSSEEGSTLRRQLEAGGYCPQEALEEGLERLMKKG; this is translated from the coding sequence ATGAAATCTGACATGAAACCTAAGACGAAAGCCAATAACCTAAAAAAAACAATCATCAAAGAATTGCAGAAACATCCTTATAAAACCATTATGCTGATGAAGCTGGAGGAATGGTGTCCTTCAGACAGTTCTTATGCAGATTTTTCGGCGGTAGTGATGGATCTAATGGAGGAAGAAGTGCTGATTCGGATCAAGACTGCCGGTGAAAACCGTAAATCTCCTTCACTTCCCTATAAATTTCGGATCGAAAGCCATGGGTTAAAGAGAGAGCAACAGCAGGAACTTCGACGTCAGGCGGCGAACTTTCATCCGGCGATGGACCTTAGCGCCTATTACCGGAAAGAACTGACTGTCTGGAAAAGAGATTTACCCGTCCTGAAGAAGGTGAATGACTATTTGCAGCAATATGGAACCGACTTCGCCGGTCACTCTCTGCCGGAACTTTCCTGGAAACTGACAGGCAATGAAAAATGGTTGGAAGAAGAAGGTGGTAAACAGTTGTTGGAGCGGATTCATCTGTGGCATCAAGTGGAAAGACAGACATATCCGGATCCGTTGATGCTGGCTGTGAATCCGTCGCATTTATCGGAGATACAAGCCGGAGGCAGTAAAACCCTAACCCTTCTTCACCTGATCGTGGAAAACAAAAGCATGTATTACCGGTTGCTTCCCTTGCTGTCCTTCAGTGACATGACAAGTTTGATCTATGGTGCCGGCAGGAAGATTGTAGCAGGACTTTCTCAATTGCCCTATCAACTGGGGATTGAAAAAGCAGGCAATATTCAACATACCATCCATTATTTTGGTGACCTAGACTGGGAAGGCATTGCCATTTGGCATGATCTTCAAAAGCGTTACGCCCATGTGGAAGCCTGGGAGGTGATTCCGGCAACTGATTTTTATCAGTCGCTGGCTCAGTGTTCCTGGAGTCAGGGAAAAACAAACCAGCGTCAGCAGGAAGAAGCCCTCAAAGAATTTCTTGCGTATTTTTCATCCGAAGAAGGATCGACCCTTCGCCGACAATTGGAAGCCGGTGGGTACTGTCCGCAGGAAGCCTTGGAAGAAGGGCTGGAAAGATTGATGAAGAAGGGTTAA
- a CDS encoding DUF6063 family protein: MEHKIVLDAFRLFSHLTLKGEAGREEQRRYLAEEDLKALVDDFAEEVSSLVLVSGEGLYLVPKTVESVHHLSNEKMKELYLPKRATNEDLYLMYVAILVFFGQFYDSYQTTEPTRDFLSMEDWLAAMNQRLDSLASMEEDQLRWHEQDQQINWLAVLRKWGALDDLKEKVKVQDAKTNSRMSFLNSVRGFLLAQKLVLDIGNKELEITEKARTIVQRYYMDVEYNRNLLEFMFQLSEERNQQQNQKENQQEDWQENRKEDQQEGQQEKRREVDASHLEGENDQHTV, from the coding sequence ATGGAACACAAGATAGTCTTGGATGCATTTCGATTGTTCAGCCATCTGACCTTGAAAGGAGAGGCCGGTCGAGAAGAACAGCGTCGCTACTTGGCGGAAGAGGATCTGAAAGCCTTAGTAGACGATTTTGCTGAAGAAGTCAGTTCCTTGGTACTAGTGTCCGGCGAAGGATTGTATCTGGTGCCTAAGACGGTGGAATCTGTGCACCATCTTTCCAATGAAAAAATGAAGGAGTTGTACCTGCCCAAAAGAGCCACCAATGAAGATCTTTACCTGATGTATGTGGCGATTTTGGTGTTTTTTGGTCAATTCTACGACAGTTATCAGACCACAGAGCCGACCAGAGATTTTTTATCCATGGAAGACTGGCTGGCGGCCATGAATCAACGGTTGGACAGTTTAGCGTCTATGGAAGAAGACCAGCTCAGGTGGCATGAACAGGATCAGCAGATCAACTGGCTGGCAGTGCTTCGCAAATGGGGTGCTCTGGACGATCTGAAGGAAAAGGTGAAAGTACAGGACGCTAAAACCAACAGCCGCATGAGTTTTCTCAACAGCGTCCGAGGATTTCTGCTGGCACAGAAGCTGGTGCTGGATATCGGAAACAAGGAACTGGAAATAACGGAAAAAGCCCGTACCATTGTGCAACGCTATTATATGGACGTGGAATATAATCGAAACCTGCTGGAATTTATGTTCCAGCTCAGCGAAGAAAGAAACCAACAGCAAAATCAAAAAGAAAATCAGCAAGAGGATTGGCAAGAAAACCGGAAAGAAGATCAACAAGAAGGTCAGCAAGAGAAAAGGAGGGAAGTGGATGCCAGCCATCTCGAAGGTGAGAATGACCAACATACAGTTTGA